DNA sequence from the Alosa alosa isolate M-15738 ecotype Scorff River chromosome 2, AALO_Geno_1.1, whole genome shotgun sequence genome:
tttcttaaaatagttaaatatatagatatatagactttactttactttatttctgcattgttgcactgttggacttactcatttgcactatcaccatgaccactatcaccattgcactcattcacacagagcaccttaccttaccttaccttactatgcacagagaatcacaggctcagtccctgcctcagtcattgcaagtgcctctgatttattaatcaccactatgtggatactgtttttagaattgatttatattaagtgttagttagtataatttgtattttagtatatttagcatattctttatcttctactgtccttattgcttagttgtgtttttttattatatactttaatgactctttctgctgttaaagaatgtgtttgtgttgtctgtatgctgctgagaccttgaatttcccctggggatcaataaagtatctatctatctatctatctatctatctatctaatagtctttgttaaaattgcacaaattacacaaatattttgaaatatttgtatactgttgtatagtttgtttggtgttgttactttgttctttgttaactgttattttgagaagctggttatttatttataatgtagtgttaataacaataaataattgttaaataTACAGAGTCTAGTGTATCGCACAAACAAGACGCCAacacccaccacccacacccccccacCGATGGCAACCGATACAAGAACCCCCTACACCCCCGGGACCTACGACCTACCACCTTGACTAACACATttcctgcgggaaaccctgaTGTGGATACATTTTGACTGTTTTTGTTGGAACAATATCTTCTACACACTTCTGTATGAATCCTGTGACTGTCTCTGTGTATTCATCTATATCCCCATTTGATGCATCACGGAACATGTCCCAATCAGTGCATTCAAAGCAGCCTTGCAAACCAGTCTTATTCCTCAGACCAACAGCAAATGGTTTTGACAGTGGGTGGGCTCTGTTTCAGTTTCTGCTTGTAAGCTGGAAGGAGCAGGATAGAAGAGTGATCCGATTTGCCAAACGGTGGGCGGAGGAGGGGCTTGTACCCATCGCGGAAGGGAGTATAGCAGTGGTCTAGTGTGCGATTTCCACGTGTGTTTACCTCTATGTGCTGGAAGTATTTGGGCAGTATCTTTCTCAGAGATGCGTGGTTGAAGTCGCCTGCAATGATAAAAGCAGCGTCTGGATGTAAGCTCTCCGTTTTGCTGATAATCGCGTACAGTTCTTTTAGCGCAAGCTCTGCATCCGCTTGCGGTTGAATGTATACTGCGGTTGCTACAACAGCCGTGAATTCTCTTGGCAACCAGAATGGACGGCAGAGAATGGTGAGATATTCTATGTCTGGAAAACAAAAGGACTTGATCGAGTGGATATTCTTACTGTCACACCAAGCACAGTTAACCATGAaacacacccctccacccctgACTTTACCCGATAGTTCTTTTGACCTGTCGGTCCGAAACACAGAGAAACCAGTGGGAGAAATAGCATGGTTTGGCGCATCTTCCGATAACCAAGTTTCCGTGAGACAGATGATATTACAGTCCCTAATTTCTCTCTGAAAGGAGATCCTTGCACGCAACTCGCACATCTTATTGTCCAAAGACTGAACATTGGCCAAAAGGATGCTTGGGAGCAGTGGTCGATTTGCACGTCGTCTCAGTCTCACTAATACACCCGCTCTCCTACCTCTTCGGCGGCGGCGGCGTCTCGTCCATGGCAACAGTGGGGAAGGTGCGTCCCGAGTGAGTGCGGGGTCCCAGTTTAGAAACTCCGGCTCCACATGAGCTGACAGTGAGTTGTTTATGTTCAGTAATGTCTCTCTGTCATACTGAATAAGACCGCTTGCTTTTTGTAGAAAAATGAAGTATATACATAGTAATGTTATCAAAAATAGATAGGAAAGATGAGGAGCGAAAAACAAAGCTGCCATTTTCGGCGCTATTGTTACGTCAtttgttggaggtcaaaggtcaaatgtcaaggtcaaaaacaccttgagtgtttggtacgagggtttgtatgaacccaaagattaagtgattcaatgttttttttttcaggaatctcccaccaacattaagccagcagctttccatccactactgtaattcctctggcattacatttctagttttcTATTGAAATGCCAACATCACCCCACTGACCAAAATAACGTTGGCCCAAAGTCAGGTGAACAATGTAATGACAACGACTGCTATGCCGTGGGGCCAATGTGTGCTTGCTATCTGGATAGCAGTTTAGCAGGATGGCTTTGCCATGGAAACATCATGGAGTCATTTCAAGGGTAAGGTAATAACAAAGATTGTGTGGTTACCAAGATGAATCATAAAAGGATTCGCCAATGGAACAAAATGCcactagttccggactcctaaGTAGGTGTCAAAACATTAACTTTTAAAGCAATAAgagaatataaatataattatgaatataaatataattatgCAATAAATAATTTAAGTTTTGCCCGCTTTATTTAATTTCTTCCAAGACATactcgaaattacgtttctcactagcggtgaagacaagacatatttgaccaattttaacgacaaacataacattcaagtaaacagtAAAAACAGTAAATAAGAGGGGCACATATAGTAAgggagcagcaaaattttgtcctGGTGATgttaaaatactagtgcaaatactgtaaaatactataaaatactgtttgacctaaggactttggttaaagtttgtactgtatattgttttgcaaactaacctgaaaGTGTTAACATGCGTTCAGCATGTCCAGGATTTATGAGGGTAGtctcctagcctagaaatctaacGCTTCTGTACCTCTTAGTAGatcaaaaaatgtaatttgcagccagggtagtctagcaactccaGCTGTGTTCTgttggcttgcaagctggaaaaataaaacttcaatcaggccaatcacatcgccTGAGTTTTAGCCCAGGAAGTATAGTGATGGTGATGACGGTTCCTAAGGACATGAATTAACCTGAAATAACCGTTGCTACTTGAAATCTAAAAAACaatgaagatggatgctgctgttgaaaaaataaatggatgCTGGTGTTCGAACAGAGTCTTTGAATTGAAGTTCGCGattcgagttaagctttttttaaattggcaaaagtttgatcaactagccaactagctccgctggtggaaaaatgcatgggactcatgagttgtagcgctatcctattgcgtgcagaggaaatttgaaagacaaccgtttatcccggccttcggattgagcagtgccaatggtaagttcccagaccctacatcttgatgtgggtcagGCTAGTAGTCTATTAGTTCTAGCAAAAATATGTCaggttagtttatcaaccatctctgGGTGTAGAGTCTTTGACAGCAGGTGGCTGTGCACAAGAGATTTGCTGAGACAGTGGCAGATCAAACaactgcttgcaatagtaagtccctgcccccccccccccctacatacacagcacattatttcatcaggaagcttctccaacacacatccccaacatacttacagcacactgcccccaatacacagcacattgtctcatgaggaagcttctccaacacacatattgcacactgccctctccccacatacacagcacactatcccatctcccctgtcatccccccaacacacacaccaagacccctggcagttgggttagcccccttgagccgtggatctgcccaaggtttcttccttggtaagggagtttttccttgcccctgttgctcttgggtgctccttgttggtgccccccacccaatcccaatcctcccccaccttttttatgcagcccttgccacttaatctactaaacccctcttctactgcactttttacccccattaatgcacaaataggctgacaccagacataatttcactgcatttcttacttccagtaactatatgcatgtgacaataaacttccttgtatccttgtaaaagTTAAAACAAAGTTATATTTTTCTGTCTTTATTTTGTTGGAAAGTAACATTTCAATGTCAGAATGTTAGGAAGAACATGTCTTGGGAAAATGGGTTCATTACTTACATTTCTGAATGTGGGgctaagtagcctacatgcgcacatatgcacacatagtgcataaataaagtatgcatgcacacatattccctcacgggatcaaaatagaatgcttaggctatacctgtgtttatagcctcctatgtttattgcaggtgagacatggaaaagcagttttagagaaattagttaacctatggagagtgacggcctgtggttcgtgaagggcagttatttgaatgtgcggtggccttacccacgtaaaacagagtgaaaaagCATTTTGTATATAAACATTATATAATTGgatacatgtattattctagctatatagcctaaacggcatattgcatggtatttccaactgcgagatacagcacttcacgatgacggcaatgagtagttaacagacaagacacaatctatctgaatatctgcaatctagcaatctatctgaaataacacctatttgattTTAAGCCCATTattcatgtaacatattgtgtgttagtgtaggctagcttaaactgtgtatgctatgtttaaactgtattgcgagtttaatgtcagcatgtcgactttaaagtcgacacgtcgagattaaagtcgacatgacatctcaactttattctcgaaatatCGAGtataatgtcgacatggcgactttaaagtcaacatgtcgagtttaatctcgccatggcaaaaatatttttttcttcatgtgtggccctaatactccgtcgtaatTGGGCATTTGTAAATCTAATtgccaaaaaaaaatgaaatgctgCCACTCTATTCATATTTTTGCCACTCGATGATAACGAAAATGATGTGTGCTGAGCACCAaacatttattcagatatcCACTGAAGCAAGAATGCAAACCATCTAGCACCAGGCCGGCTCACTTTGTGCCACATGTGGTTCTGTATTAAATACAATGTAAGTCAATGGAAAAGTCTTGTGTGGCTGCATTCAAGACACCTCAGATCCAAACTTGTTATTATTGTAGTTATTGTCTCAATTATAatcattcatttttcaaaatttgTTTGATTCTAGAGTGTATCTTGATCCTTAATGTGAGCTTTCTCAAAAACATTTAATAATGTACTGATTAAAATGACAGCATTACACACCCTAAATTAATACTAACTTGAATAGCAACATCTTGTAGTTTGACAGCAGAgacaacaaaataataattgttTCAGGATGTCTCATGTTATTGTCTCCTGCAAGCCTAAtggcttctgctgctgcttaACATCTATTCCTTCTGCACCAGGTGCAGTAATTGTGTTGTCTCTAGCAGTTCATGTTTGGATCCCTGAGATATAGAGGCAGTCCTTTCAGTAATTGTCTGTTATATGTGAACATAATTACTAAGTATGTCTTGGCAAGCTtttgagaaaaaagaaagaaccaaaacaaaacatgacaaCAAAGGATATCTGCTGGGATTCCATGTGAGAAGACAGTAGACCGGATATTATGGCCCTTTACAAAGTGAGTCAGATTTTATGATACTTCAATCAGGGCCAGCCACCTACTGAATTAGCTCATAGCTGGCATAATATGTAGTTGCCATGGCAGGGAGTGCTCCCCAAATCATCAGATGTTAGTGAGGGATGCAACACATACATGCTTGGCAAAGAGGAAAAGACCTTAACAGAGAACcacaaaatagaaaaaaagagaaagaaaaccaCAGTATTTAGGAAaaaagaagagggaggaggaaagaaagtGTCATATTTTTAGGCTAAAATTACAGCGTTGGAACAGTTGTGCAGCTTGGTGGAATAGCTGGGACTGGTATGCCAAACTCTACTCCTCCCCTCTGCCCTCTGCATGGACCTGTTTTCCACTCTCTTAAAAAACCTTTGCAGATTTCACATCCAAGTTCAGCTCTCTCAGCCCATGGCGTCAGGGAGAgacctttttttttaaccaatatCCTTTGTGTACTGTTGTAAAAGATAGAAGCTAGGGGACTTACTGAGGTCACACAGTGTTCTCGGTGAGCCAGAGTTTTTCAGAAGTAACACGATGTACATGTGGCTGTGTTTGGGATAGTGGAATTTCAGTTTCACCGAAGAGAGGAAaacccacactcacactgtaGTTCAGATAAGGTCTCAAGCATttctaagtgtgtgtatgtatgttcatgtttcatttcatttgctGTTCTTGCTCTTCTTCATTacctataaaaaatatttttttctgttctaaAAAGTTTCActaagaaaacaaaaataagaaATATACAATATAATGTCAAGGCTTTTCTGTTACAAACACTTACTTTGACTTGTAGAAAATCTTGTGGCTGTCCCAGTGGTCAGTGGTAGAAGGCAAAAGCATATGTTCTTAATTTCAGAGAGTATGCCAGCTCATGTGACAGAGAGTGTGCGATTTGTCTGTGCAAAACATACCATGGATTTTCACGCACACATAAAATTCTGACACTGATATTGGAGCAGTAAATGGTCTTGTGTGCAGATTTTGTTAGTCTGCCTGGCTGCACGTGGGTTGAGGCTCTCACCAACAAGTGCAACTTTCACAGGCTTCTTGTGGAGCGTCAGGTCAGGTGGTAAAGTGCAGAAACATGGTTCACAACCCCTGCCCTGCAGTGACTCACAGTCTCAGCCTAAGGGCATTCTGCAGAAGTGCTTTAGGACTCTCTAACAGTAATGATGTTTATAACCTTACCACAAAGTCCCACAATAAATTAGATAATGTCTACATATCTTTTTTAACACACAATTTTTAACTACACGGTTTAAGAGCGAGAACACAGGAAATAATGACATAAATAACTACACATTTAGACAAGAGTGTGTATAGACTGGTGCATACTTCTGCACACTATCATTTAAGAAGAAAATGTTCAAAGAAGTTGTTACTTATACTTTTAATACTATATATGACATCATACTCATTTCACCAGAGGTCCAATGCAGTAACTAAACATTCATCAGAAATTTGAGATCCTTGTTAGTGTGGAGTGTCTGCAATTTAATTAAGCAgacatataaaatgtattttaagacCATGCCTTTTACTTTATGCAGAGTGAACCTGTTTTGATGTGTAAGTGTAGCCTAGTCTTGGTCATTGTTTTAGGAGCTTTTCCAGCTGTGGTTAAACCATTCAAAAGTGGTAATGGTGGGGAAGGAGGACTAGctaaatcctctctctcttggaaAAAAAACTTGCTGCTGAGCAGGTAGTTTTTTTCTAAAAGGAGGGGTCCTTCTTGATGAATTGTGATGTAACGCCACATGATTGGTGGATCGTTTTGCTCAGGATGGGCATCTGGCCAAGCCCGTATGTCTTTAAATACTGTAAACAGATGGCTAGCCAGTCCTGAGTTTGCCTGTGttttctgtctctgcctctgtctctgtccctctaaCTTTTCCACTCTTCATTCTCTTGCCATCTCTTCTGCATGCTCAGGCTGCCCATTCAGCCACTTCTCACTGTCAACGCCAGTAAACTAAGCCAGAGAAAACTTTCTCATAGCAAAACAGCTACTGTGCCTATACTtcctttctgttctgttttttctttattGCTGTCAGTGTGATAACATGGCTCAGCAGAGGTGTTTCACACGTATGGGCTCCATATGGGCTTTCATGTGGGGGCTTTTCCTGGTGGAGGGAACATACTATGGCCACATCTACAACTCACATATCATCAGCCATCGTATGCCCAGTCATCCTGCCCCTAGACAGTATGGCAGCATGGACAACCAGCTTCCATCTGAGCCTGAGCCTCATGCTCCAGAGGTCTCCGGGGGTACTGACATTTCTGGGCTTCCAGAGGTGTCTGGATCTCCTGACATGCAGCAGCCAGTCAATGTGAGCCGTGTGTACTATGGGATAATGTTTGATGCAGGCAGCACAGGCACACGAATCCACATCTACAAGTTCATCCAAAAGGATCCAGGTGAGTAATGTTGCTGTAATGTTTTACTCAGCTGTATAATCAAGATAAATATAGCAACAACAAAGGGAGTTTTAATTACATATAGTGTATGTTGCTTTCACCAGGTTTATTGTGCAACTTCAGGTAGCTAATTGAAGGTAGTTATTTGAAGACAACATTAGCACTTTTACAATGTTTTATAAACTCAATCTAGATATAATGTCAGCAATATCATTGAAAGAATATGTTAAATAATCCATCTTCAAATTAGGTTATTGTATTTTAAGATTGTAATGTAGCATTtcatgattaaaatgtttcaGTATTGCACATGTTCTGACATATGCTTCTCTGACTATGCTCAGGCTGAAAAAGTGATATTTCTCTCACAATCTTTGACATCATCACCTGTTTTCTTAATGCTGGTTTCAGTTGAGTTACCGGTTTTGGACAATGAAATGTATCATGCTGTGAAGCCTGGACTCTCTGCATATGCAGATAAGCCTGACGTGGTAGGTTCATAATGAATATTTTTAaccgtttttttatttttttattaattaatttaaagttACTGGCAGCCAAGATATGTCAACCGGTAAAGTAATGTAAATATTTGTATGTAAAGATATCACAACGTGGCTTGGTAGTCATTCTATAAGAGTGCAATCCTTTAAAGTTtttgtaatgattttttttacaaGGGTGGGGACACTATAAGGCAGCTTTTGAAGGTGGCCAAGAAGACTGTGCCCAAGAGTGAGTGGAAACAGACCCCTGTAATACTGAAAGCCACAGCAGGCCTCCGCCTGCTACCAGAAGAGAAGGCCAAAGCCCTTCTGGATGAGGTGAGACTTTGGAGTCCATGCTGTTCTTTTATTTTCCCCTCATATTTCTGTAAGTTTaccagaaaagaaaacaaatcacACCAATGACAGTTTGTGATTCATGAAATGAATATAGAGAACAGACATAAATAGTGGATGTGTAAAAGTGAATAGTTGACGGTTCTAAAACTGTTCTCCAGAGGCTGTCTGGGGCATATAAGTAGGCAGTCTTTTGTTGTATATTATCATAGAAGCTGAGCTTTGTATACCCTCAGACCAAGATTAATTCAGATCCCTGTCATGCAGGGAAGAGAAAAGCCTCATAGCTATGCTATTGAGATAATCTATACTGAAACAAATACAATATAGACACCAATGAAATGAGAACAAAACATGATACTCATTCCTAGTACTGTTGGACATTTGccatatatttttataaataaaacatttctgAAAAAGTAAGTAATGTTTTTGAGTCTGAACATATGGCTTATGTTTCTTTTATATCCTTGCAGGTTAAAGAAGTTTTTGATGAGTCACCTTTTTTTATTCCAAACAACAGTGTGTCAATTATGAATGGTACTAATGAAGGTATATAATACATATTTTCTTTTTCGATGAGATCATTTTGAATAACATTCTAGACCACTTATGGTCTGTGAGCAGCAGATATCTATACACTATGGATGTGAATGTTTTGTTGGTCTTCAACACAGTGCAGCAAGTGCTTTGccatagacatgcacacactatgTTTTACAAACAACTTTATTTTCATCATTTATAAAACAATAATTAGCTTCTCTGACAAATTacaaacatataaccaaaccaATAACCTACCAAGTAATGAGTAAAATTCTTTGACATATTCATATAAATGATGCAACATGGCTGACAACTACAATAAAGGTTAAATTATAAAGGCTGTATTATTTGATACTTACAGTAATCAAACAAAATGCAGTGTAAAAGGCTCCTTTTATAAATGTTAGTCTGTTCTCAGATGCCTCACTTATTAGACAACAGCAGGAACCTTCTTATTCACTGAGGCTACATGAATGATTTACCTTTATTTACCTCTCACTCATAGGAGTGTTGGCTTGGGTGACAGTGAACTTCTTAACAGGTAAGACGGTTATATTGTAAAGTGTGTCAGAGGAAGGGGTGGGTAGTGAGTTTGAATGTTTCCCTCTCCTCCAACATTCAAATCCCTTTACTTGGTTTTACAGTGCCCTACAACTGGTTGAGCACCTGGTCACATATTTCTTGCATGATACTGGTCTCATTGAATTGTTTCttcacttttgtccaaagtctACTTCAGAGTGTACTTCACAGTATCACACACAACAGCTGAGAGATTCCAAGACTAGTGTATTTCCATGAAACATCACTGTTTCAGGAAAGCCAAGTTTGTGAGATGTAAAAACAGTCCATAGTGGTTTGAGTGTTGGAGTGGAGATTTACTTAATTTTTATAACATCCAATCCTGTTATTATTATATGGCACCTCCTTCCAAACAACAATTTTGCACTTACCCACCTTTTTGACACTCCAGGTCACTTGTATGCCAAGACGAGGAAGACAGTTGGCATCTTGGACTTAGGTGGAGGGTCTACCCAGATCACATTCCTCCCTAAGTCAAAGGTTGGTCAAAGAACAGCTATGAAGTAAAACTTGTGTCACTTCAAACCGAATCTAAATAT
Encoded proteins:
- the LOC125289375 gene encoding ectonucleoside triphosphate diphosphohydrolase 5-like isoform X1; this translates as MAQQRCFTRMGSIWAFMWGLFLVEGTYYGHIYNSHIISHRMPSHPAPRQYGSMDNQLPSEPEPHAPEVSGGTDISGLPEVSGSPDMQQPVNVSRVYYGIMFDAGSTGTRIHIYKFIQKDPVELPVLDNEMYHAVKPGLSAYADKPDVGGDTIRQLLKVAKKTVPKSEWKQTPVILKATAGLRLLPEEKAKALLDEVKEVFDESPFFIPNNSVSIMNGTNEGVLAWVTVNFLTGHLYAKTRKTVGILDLGGGSTQITFLPKSKKTVLTAPPSYIARFNLFNSTYELYTHSYLGNGLVAARLATLGALGADGLDWKVFTSSCLPKKFREDWTFGGITYKVSGIPDGYAGYKLCYYEVMRVVKGIVHQPYEVKGSSIFYAFSYYYDRAVESGLIDGSRGGVVEVRDFKKKAKEVCNKMTKYRPISPFLCMDMTYITCLLKEGFGFKDSTVLQLAKKVNNVETSWALGATFDHFNNFNIH
- the LOC125289375 gene encoding ectonucleoside triphosphate diphosphohydrolase 5-like isoform X2, which translates into the protein MAQQRCFTRMGSIWAFMWGLFLVEGTYYGHIYNSHIISHRMPSHPAPRQYGSMDNQLPSEPEPHAPEVSGGTDISGLPEVSGSPDMQQPVNVSRVYYGIMFDAGSTGTRIHIYKFIQKDPVELPVLDNEMYHAVKPGLSAYADKPDVGGDTIRQLLKVAKKTVPKSEWKQTPVILKATAGLRLLPEEKAKALLDEVKEVFDESPFFIPNNSVSIMNGTNEGVLAWVTVNFLTGHLYAKTRKTVGILDLGGGSTQITFLPKSKKTVLTAPPSYIARFNLFNSTYELYTHSYLGNGLVAARLATLGALGADGLDWKVFTSSCLPKKFREDWTFGGITYKVSGIPDGYAGYKLCYYEVMRVVKGIVHQPYEVKGSSIFYAFSYYYDRAVESGLIDGSRGGVVEVRDFKKKAKEVCNKMTKYRPISPFLCMDMTYITCLLKEGFGFKDSTVLQLAKKKENVAERRHFLGL